One Euphorbia lathyris chromosome 1, ddEupLath1.1, whole genome shotgun sequence DNA segment encodes these proteins:
- the LOC136232957 gene encoding uncharacterized protein — MPSMESPERSSFSSQLENRSSNTSLLPPSVARLWRPAAQRNLRNQWSKLSSSRAEWVSSSSTGRAHATSLVNAFLSQKYVPSMDLGILNDMPDIRTKACSKLFKQQELHCSKLLSSYKDMVTVVTSMVNTSRSMRCYVKGTSNSPIVQFSSNSEDINDTGDGFGMPVFSFWPISTFEQLAEEFVQMFISELNLKRLLILELLRISNQVNELHWSDELYPGEFDDLTICNLFSKESCKRIFLGDMENKQDLPTMQFKSQRDHDTLQVYLTSWLAEVKIDTHRVNEILAIVGEEMHVANLHRS; from the exons ATGCCATCTATGGAATCCCCTGAGAGATCTTCCTTTTCTTCTCAATTGGAAAACCGGAGCTCCAACACCTCTCTGTTGCCACCTTCAGTTGCACGGCTTTGGAGACCAGCAGCGCAGCGGAACTTGAGAAACCAGTGGTCAAAGTTATCCTCTTCCAGGGCTGAATGggtatcttcttcttctactgGAAGAGCTCATGCCACTTCACTCGTTAATGCTTTTCTGTCTCAAAA ATACGTACCCTCAATGGATCTAGGGATCTTGAATGACATGCCTGATATTCGAACAAAGGCTTGTTCAAAATTATTTAAACAACAG GAGCTTCATTGCAGCAAACTTTTATCATCTTACAAGGATATG GTGACTGTTGTAACTTCCATGGTCAACACTAGTAGATCCATGAGATGTTATGTCAAAGGGACTAGCAATAGTCCAATTGTGCAATTTTCTAGCAATTCTGAAGATATTAACGACACTGGTGATGGTTTTGGGATGCCAGTCTTTTCATTTTGGCCGATTTCTACTTTTG AACAATTAGCAGAGGAGTTTGTTCAAATGTTCATATCCGAATTGAATTTAAAG AGACTGCTTATACTGGAGTTACTCAGGATCAGCAATCAAGTCAATGAGTTGCATTGGTCAGATGAGCTTTATCCTGGAGAATTTGACGATTTGACCATTTGTAATTTGTTTTCAAAGGAATCTTGTAAGCGGATATTTCTAGGAGACATGGAAAATAAACAAGATTTGCCCACTATGCAATTCAAAAGTCAACGGGACCATGATACTTTGCAG GTTTATCTAACATCATGGCTGGCAGAGGTAAAAATTGATACCCACAG GGTGAATGAAATATTGGCAATTGTTGGGGAGGAAATGCATGTAGCAAATTTGCATCGCTCTTGA
- the LOC136232981 gene encoding protein LEO1 homolog translates to MGEEKRHQMMQNLFGDQSEEEEEIDSEHESNPQPNYASDEAEGGLRNEGEGEGEGEGEDEGEAHEDVEIESEGEMREVEPDPGESEGERDESSEDVDVGDDREVSEAKDADSDEKEDYGQRVVTSRRHDIIESGSDRSSGQHYVDHEDEEVDQARSPSKSPDGEKDLNHASQSAAEIRDVFGDSDDEEEPVYAARNEIDQDLHRSPMEEEGSYEKNLRPEDMLVDEDGQYESDEENVEVKSKEKPMGPPIELDIPFQRPPADPDKMNMIKVSNIMGIDPNPFDPKTYVEDKTFVTDESGTPKRLRLENNIVRWRTVRNPDGSKSVQSNTRFVRWSDGSLQLLIGNEVLDISLQDDRHDQTHLFLRHNKSLLQSQGRISRKMRFMPSSLTSNSHRLLTALVDSRHRKVYKVKNCVTDIDPEREKEEKERAESQTIRANVLLNRKREKVSRKYTQTVDRRRQLSPGFLEGALDEDDEPDYFDARRSRRRFEEDLEVEARAEKRIMNAKKGHKDILRKSSLSSVKTSKRPVNFSDSDREESEYESDGEEYERSPTRKRVEQPEQEYEEEEERYEEEAENDGASEEEEEFEEPKQKSKSRKRTGIESDEESPPRKAASHRRMAVVYDSDEE, encoded by the exons ATGGGGGAGGAGAAGAGGCACCAGATGATGCAGAATCTGTTCGGCGATCagtctgaggaagaagaagagatagaTTCCGAGCACGAATCCAATCCCCAGCCTAATTATGCCTCT GATGAAGCCGAAGGAGGGCTGAGGAATGAGGGTGAGGGTGAGGgtgaaggagaaggagaagatgaaggagaagCGCATGAGGATGTAGAAATAGAGAGTGAAGGTGAAATGCGTGAGGTAGAACCTGATCCAGGAGAAAGTGAGGGTGAAAGAGATGAAAGTTCTGAAGATGTAGATGTTGGCGATGATAGGGAAGTAAGTGAAGCGAAGGATGCAGATAGTGATGAGAAAGAAGACTATGGTCAAAGAGTTGTAACAAGTCGGAGACATGATATAATTGAAAGTGGGTCTGACAGATCCTCAGGACAGCATTATGTAGACCATGAGGATGAGGAGGTAGATCAAGCCAGAAGCCCAAG TAAATCACCTGATGGGGAGAAGGACCTAAATCACGCTTCACAATCAGCTGCTGAGATTCGTGATGTGTTTGGTGactctgatgatgaggaagaaccTGTGTATGCAGCTAGAAATGAAATTGATCAAGATTTACAT AGGTCTccaatggaagaagaaggaagctATGAAAAGAACTTAAGACCAGAGGATATGCTTGTTGATGAGGATGGTCAGTATGAGTCAGATGAGGAGAATGTGGAGGTTAAATCTAAAGAGAAGCCAATGGGACCTCCAATAGAGCTAGATATTCCTTTTCAGCGACCCCCAGCTGATCCAGATAAG ATGAATATGATCAAAGTATCTAATATAATGGGCATTGACCCAAACCCTTTTGATCCCAAGACGTATGTAGAGGACAAAACATTTGTTACAGATGAATCTGGCACCCCGAAGCGTTTACGCTTGGAAAACAATATCGTGCGGTGGAGGACAGTTAGAAATCCTGATGGCAGTAAATCT GTTCAAAGCAACACACGCTTTGTCAGATGGTCAGATGGCAGTTTACAATTGCTGATTGGGAATGAAGTTCTTGATATATCACTGCAAGATGATCGGCATGATCAAACACATCTCTTTCTTAGGCATAATAAG TCCCTTCTTCAGTCTCAAGGGAGAATATCAAGGAAGATGAGGTTTATGCCATCATCATTAACATCGAATTCTCATAGGCTGTTGACTGCTCTTGTTGATTCACGTCATAGAAAGGTTTATAAAGTTAAGAACTGCGTCACTGACATTGACCCTGAGAGAGAAAAGGAGGAAAAAGAAAGG GCTGAAAGTCAAACTATTAGAGCAAATGTACTTCTTAATCGGAAGAGAGAAAAGGTTAGCCGGAAGTATACGCAGACTGTGGATCGGAGGCGTCAGCTTTCACCTGGGTTCTTGGAGGGTGCACTTGATGAG GATGATGAACCAGATTATTTTGATGCACGTCGATCTCGACGCCGTTTTGAGGAAGATCTCGAAGTGGAAGCTAGAGCAGAGAAACGCATTATGAATGCTAAGAAG GGACACAAAGATATTTTGCGCAAGTCTTCTTTGTCCAGTGTTAAAACATCAAAGCGCCCTGTGAATTTTTCTGACAGTGACAGAGAAGAGTCAGAGTATGAAAGTGATGGGGAGGAATATGAAAGGTCTCCCACTCGGAAAAGGGTTGAGCAGCCCGAGCAGGAAtatgaagaggaagaagaacgttatgaagaagaagcagaaaatGATGGTGCCTCagaggaggaagaggagtt